The window GATCAGCAGATTCAGTGCCCAACCGCCGCACCAACGGCGCCAATTCAACCCCTTGCACATGCCAGATCCCCAGCGGCTGATCCGCCGTGATCACCACCTCGGCCTCATCCACATATCCATCGCGCAGCACCGGTGCACGCTCGATTCTCAACGAGGAAAAATCCGCCTCGGCATGCGCCACCTCAGCATCCGGCCACTGCCGCCGCGCCTGCCAGAACGGCTGATCCAGCCACCGCTGCTCATCGGCATAAAAATCCCGCCCGATCCGCGCAAAACGCAAAAACAGCTGCTCCACCCGCTGCCGATGAAAGCGCTGGGCCAGCGCCGCTCGCTCGGGTTTGCGCAACAACGTGTTGATCACCGTTGGCGCCTGTAACGCCGAGGACAAGGACTGAAAAATCCCGTTGCCTGACAGCGGATCCACCGCCATCGCCGCATCCCCTACCCGAATCCAGTGCTCGCCACACACCTGCGGGCACAGAATCGCGGTGCTGCTGCGGGCATGCAGCTGTAGATCGTGTTCAGGCTCGACACCAAAAAACGCCCGCGCCAACGCCGAACCTTGGCGCCGTTGACGACAGTAGTCGAGCAATTGCGCTTTGCCCGGCAACTCAGCACTGGCCACGTCCACCGTCCATTGCCAGTAACACTCACCGTCGGCTCGCCGGGCCATCCAGGCCCAGCCGTCCTCAAGGCTTTCCACCGCGCTGGCGGTGCTGCCCGGCGCACCTTGCCAGCGATTGAGCAGGCTGACCGTCTCCGGCCCGCGCAGGCCTTTGCCGAGCGCAGGAGCCTGACGCCCGCGCGCCTCGACCAGAAAATCCGCCAGCAGCGCCTCGCGCCCTTCGACCTCGACCCGATGCCCCGAAGCCGATGACTGCACCGTCAGCACTCGGCCTTCGATCAGCTCAACGCCCGCCAGGCGCAGATCCTCGCGCAAGCCTCGATCAAAGCTCGGGCGATCCAGTAAAAATTCGATGTTTTGCGCATGCTGCTGACCGTTCCATGACACCTGCCGCTGAGACGGCAGCGCCGCATCCGCCAAAGCTTGATGAAGCCCCGCGCCACGCAAGGCTTCCAGCACCCGAAGGGAAATGCCTTCCAGCGCCGCAAATCGCCGCCATTCGCTGACCAGCGTCACGGGATAACCGAGCCGACGCAAACCCAAGGCAACCGCCGCTCCCGCGGGCCCTGCGCCAAGGATCAGAATCATGCGCCGAAGCGCCGTTCAGGGCCGCGATAACGGGCGTTTTCTCGCAGCCACTCAATGACCTGTTCGTTGCTCGCCTCGGGATGTTCAACCAGGAAACCCGCAATGTGCCCGCTCAACGCCGCGCAGCCGAGGCTGGCGCCGGACTGCCCCGGATAGGTGCCATGCACACACGCGGCAAAATCCGCTTGAGCGCTGTTGAGCCACGACCATTCCTGTTCGGCGCAACGGGCATCGCCGGTCACCCGCAGCACCTGTGGATAATTCGCCGGAAATACTCCTTCGCCCTGCGCCGGGCTGGACGCACACAGCAGGATGCCCCGCACCACCGCTGCCGCGCAGGCTTCACGCAACAGGCTGCGATCCTGCCGCAGACCGAGGCTCAAATTGATCAGCCGAACGTCCTGCGCCACCAGCCAGTCAATCGCCGTGGCAATCTGCAACGCGCTGGTGACCCCGCGCTGGTCGAACACCTGAGCCACACAAAATACCGCCGCAGGCGCCCGTCGACCGATGGCCTCGATCACCGCGCTGCCGTGGCCCAGCGGATCGTCGCGCAAATCGCTTTCGGCCATTCCATCGGCCAGCAACGAAAAGCGCCGCCCGGCGACCACTTGCACCCGCTGCGCCGCCGAGTGCCCGCTATCCACCACACCAATCCGCAGCTCAGGTTTCATGCAGCACCGTTTTTGAAGTGAGTACGCCGTCGAGCAATTCAAAGCGCAAATCGGCATCGGCCAAGGTTGAAGGACGATGGCTGATGAGGATCCGCGTGCGCCCGGCAAACAGTCGGTCGATGGCTTCGATGACTTCGCGCTCGGTGGCTTCATCCACCGCCGAGGTCGCTTCGT of the Pseudomonas frederiksbergensis genome contains:
- a CDS encoding S8 family serine peptidase produces the protein MKPELRIGVVDSGHSAAQRVQVVAGRRFSLLADGMAESDLRDDPLGHGSAVIEAIGRRAPAAVFCVAQVFDQRGVTSALQIATAIDWLVAQDVRLINLSLGLRQDRSLLREACAAAVVRGILLCASSPAQGEGVFPANYPQVLRVTGDARCAEQEWSWLNSAQADFAACVHGTYPGQSGASLGCAALSGHIAGFLVEHPEASNEQVIEWLRENARYRGPERRFGA
- a CDS encoding FAD-dependent monooxygenase; this encodes MILILGAGPAGAAVALGLRRLGYPVTLVSEWRRFAALEGISLRVLEALRGAGLHQALADAALPSQRQVSWNGQQHAQNIEFLLDRPSFDRGLREDLRLAGVELIEGRVLTVQSSASGHRVEVEGREALLADFLVEARGRQAPALGKGLRGPETVSLLNRWQGAPGSTASAVESLEDGWAWMARRADGECYWQWTVDVASAELPGKAQLLDYCRQRRQGSALARAFFGVEPEHDLQLHARSSTAILCPQVCGEHWIRVGDAAMAVDPLSGNGIFQSLSSALQAPTVINTLLRKPERAALAQRFHRQRVEQLFLRFARIGRDFYADEQRWLDQPFWQARRQWPDAEVAHAEADFSSLRIERAPVLRDGYVDEAEVVITADQPLGIWHVQGVELAPLVRRLGTESADQVLAGLTVEQGRVVRSWLLSQGFKP